A single Corvus hawaiiensis isolate bCorHaw1 chromosome 24, bCorHaw1.pri.cur, whole genome shotgun sequence DNA region contains:
- the AMPD1 gene encoding AMP deaminase 1 isoform X1: MSRVRIPAEHKEMDESMRSFAEKVFASEVKDEEVRGEISHFDVEDICPISRQEMTLHMMLQETSAMVEKRRKKLIHQKTIALAVSVAPRSVPSQAATDEANSTCPQYQTVPDFQRVQITGDYASGVTVEDFEVVCRGLYRALCIREKHMQQSVQRFPKTPSQYLRAIEGEPWKPSDIGPVFTPPVKDGQDPFDTGNLPEDLGYHVQMKDGIVYVYADKAAAERNEPKDLPYPSLEHFMDDMNFLLVLIAQGPVKTYAHRRLKFLSSKFQVHEMLNEMEEMKELKNNPHRDFYNCRKVDTHIHAAACMNQKHLLRFIKKSYHVDANRVVYNAKGKQLTLKQLFQQLNLHPYDLTVDSLDVHAGRQTFQRFDKFNDKYNPVGASELRDLYLKTENAINGEYFATIIKEVGSDLEDAKYQHTEPRLSIYGRSPEEWANLAKWFNTHRVYSPNMKWMIQVPRIYDVFRSKNFLPHFGKMLENIFVPVFEATVNPQAHKELSVFLRHITGFDSVDDESKHSGHMFSTKSPKPEEWTSQKNPSYTYYIYYMYANILVLNNLRRQRGMNTFLFRPHCGEAGAITHLLAAFMTADNISHGLNLKKSPVLQYLYFLAQIPIAMSPLSNNSLFLEYAKNPLLDFHQKGLMVSLSTDDPMQFHYTKEPLMEEYAIAAQVFKLSTCDMCEIARNSVLQCGLSHEEKVKFLGENYREDGPEGNDIRKTNVAQIRVAYRYETWCYELNLIAEGLKNE, encoded by the exons ATGTCCCGGGTGAGAATTCCAG CAGAACATAAAG agATGGACGAGTCCATGCGCTCCTTCGCCGAGAAGGTCTTTGCCTCCGAGGTGAAGGATGAGGAGGTCAGGGGAGAAATCTCTCATTTTGATGTGGAAGATATCTGCCCCATCTCCCGCCAGGAAATGACACTGCACATGATGCTCCAGGAGACCAGTGCCATGGTGGAAAAGCG CAGGAAGAAGCTGATCCACCAGAAGACGATTGCGCTGGCAGTGTCTGTGGCTCCCAGGTCTGTGCCCAGCCAGGCTGCCACTGATGAGGCCAACTCCACCTGCCCCCAGTACCAGACTGTGCCCGACTTCCAGCGGGTGCAGATCACTGGGGATTATGCCTCTGGG GTGACAGTGGAAGATTTTGAAGTGGTGTGCCGAGGTCTGTACCGGGCGCTGTGCATCCGGGAGAAGCACATGCAGCAGTCGGTGCAGAGGTTCCCCAAGACGCCCTCGCAGTACCTGCGTGCCATCGAGGGCGAGCCCTGGAAACCCAGTGACATCGGCCCAG TGTTCACCCCGCCAGTGAAGGATGGACAGGATCCCTTCGACACTGGGAATCTCCCCGAGGACCTGGGATACCATGTCCAGATGAAGGATGGGATAGTTTATGTCTATGCAGACAAGGCAGCGGCTGAGAGAAATGAGCCAAAGGACCTGCCCTACCCCAGCCTCGAGCACTTCATGGATGACATGAACTTCCTCTTGGTCCTGATTGCACAGGGGCCTGT GAAGACCTACGCTCACCGGCGCCTCAAGTTCCTCTCATCCAAGTTCCAAGTGCACGAAATGCTCAATGAGATGGAGGAGATGAAGGAGCTGAAGAACAACCCCCACCGGGACTTCTACAACTGCAGAAAG GTGGACACACACATCCATGCTGCAGCCTGCATGAACCAGAAGCACCTTCTGCGTTTCATCAAGAAATCCTACCATGTGGATGCCAACCGCGTGGTCTACAATGCCAAGGGCAAACAGCTCACCCTGaaacagcttttccagcagctcaaCCTGCACCCCTACGACCTGACAGTGGATTCCCTGGATGTTCATGCT ggccgGCAGACATTCCAGCGCTTTGACAAGTTCAATGACAAGTACAACCCCGTGGGGGCCAGCGAGCTGCGGGACCTCTATCTGAAGACAGAGAACGCCATCAACGGCGAGTATTTTGCTACCATCATCAAG GAGGTTGGCTCTGACCTGGAGGATGCCAAGTACCAGCACACGGAGCCCCGGCTCTCGATCTACGGGCGGTCGCCTGAGGAGTGGGCCAACTTGGCCAAGTGGTTCAACACCCACCGGGTCTATTCCCCCAACATGAAGTGGATGATCCAAGTCCCCAGGATTTA TGATGTGTTCAGGTCTAAGAATTTCCTCCCCCACTTTgggaaaatgctggaaaacatATTTGTTCCTGTGTTTGAGGCAACTGTCAATCCCCAAGCCCACAAAGAGCTGAGTGTCTTTCTACGCCAC ATCACGGGCTTTGACAGCGTGGATGATGAATCCAAGCACAGTGGACACATGTTCAGCACTAAAAGCCCAAAGCCAGAGGAGTGGACTTCTCAGAAGAACCCATCCTATACCTACTACATCTACTACATGTATGCCAACATCCTGGTGCTGAACAACCTGCGCAG gcagcGTGGGATGAACACGTTCCTGTTCCGCCCGCACTGCGGCGAGGCCGGGGCCATCACACACTTGCTGGCAGCCTTCATGACAGCAGATAACATCTCCCACGGGCTCAACCTCAAGAAG AGCCCGGTGCTGCAGTACCTGTACTTCCTCGCCCAAATTCCCATTGCCATGTCCCCACTCAGCAACAACAGCCTCTTCCTGGAGTACGCCAAGAATCCCTTGCTTGACTTCCACCAGAAAGGGCTGATGGTGTCCCTTTCTACAGATGACCCCATGCAGTTTCACTACACCAAG gagccccTCATGGAGGAGTATGCCATCGCCGCCCAGGTGTTCAAGCTCAGCACCTGTGACATGTGTGAGATCGCCAGGAACAGCGTCCTGCAGTGCGGCCTGTCCCACGAG GAGAAAGTGAAGTTTCTGGGTGAAAACTACCGGGAAGACGGGCCCGAAGGCAACGACATCCGGAAGACGAACGTGGCCCAGATCCGCGTGGCCTATCGCTACGAGACCTGGTGCTACGAGCTCAACCTCATCGCCGAGGGGCTGAAGAACGAATAG
- the AMPD1 gene encoding AMP deaminase 1 isoform X3: MSRVRIPEMDESMRSFAEKVFASEVKDEEVRGEISHFDVEDICPISRQEMTLHMMLQETSAMVEKRRKKLIHQKTIALAVSVAPRSVPSQAATDEANSTCPQYQTVPDFQRVQITGDYASGVTVEDFEVVCRGLYRALCIREKHMQQSVQRFPKTPSQYLRAIEGEPWKPSDIGPVFTPPVKDGQDPFDTGNLPEDLGYHVQMKDGIVYVYADKAAAERNEPKDLPYPSLEHFMDDMNFLLVLIAQGPVKTYAHRRLKFLSSKFQVHEMLNEMEEMKELKNNPHRDFYNCRKVDTHIHAAACMNQKHLLRFIKKSYHVDANRVVYNAKGKQLTLKQLFQQLNLHPYDLTVDSLDVHAGRQTFQRFDKFNDKYNPVGASELRDLYLKTENAINGEYFATIIKEVGSDLEDAKYQHTEPRLSIYGRSPEEWANLAKWFNTHRVYSPNMKWMIQVPRIYDVFRSKNFLPHFGKMLENIFVPVFEATVNPQAHKELSVFLRHITGFDSVDDESKHSGHMFSTKSPKPEEWTSQKNPSYTYYIYYMYANILVLNNLRRQRGMNTFLFRPHCGEAGAITHLLAAFMTADNISHGLNLKKSPVLQYLYFLAQIPIAMSPLSNNSLFLEYAKNPLLDFHQKGLMVSLSTDDPMQFHYTKEPLMEEYAIAAQVFKLSTCDMCEIARNSVLQCGLSHEEKVKFLGENYREDGPEGNDIRKTNVAQIRVAYRYETWCYELNLIAEGLKNE, encoded by the exons ATGTCCCGGGTGAGAATTCCAG agATGGACGAGTCCATGCGCTCCTTCGCCGAGAAGGTCTTTGCCTCCGAGGTGAAGGATGAGGAGGTCAGGGGAGAAATCTCTCATTTTGATGTGGAAGATATCTGCCCCATCTCCCGCCAGGAAATGACACTGCACATGATGCTCCAGGAGACCAGTGCCATGGTGGAAAAGCG CAGGAAGAAGCTGATCCACCAGAAGACGATTGCGCTGGCAGTGTCTGTGGCTCCCAGGTCTGTGCCCAGCCAGGCTGCCACTGATGAGGCCAACTCCACCTGCCCCCAGTACCAGACTGTGCCCGACTTCCAGCGGGTGCAGATCACTGGGGATTATGCCTCTGGG GTGACAGTGGAAGATTTTGAAGTGGTGTGCCGAGGTCTGTACCGGGCGCTGTGCATCCGGGAGAAGCACATGCAGCAGTCGGTGCAGAGGTTCCCCAAGACGCCCTCGCAGTACCTGCGTGCCATCGAGGGCGAGCCCTGGAAACCCAGTGACATCGGCCCAG TGTTCACCCCGCCAGTGAAGGATGGACAGGATCCCTTCGACACTGGGAATCTCCCCGAGGACCTGGGATACCATGTCCAGATGAAGGATGGGATAGTTTATGTCTATGCAGACAAGGCAGCGGCTGAGAGAAATGAGCCAAAGGACCTGCCCTACCCCAGCCTCGAGCACTTCATGGATGACATGAACTTCCTCTTGGTCCTGATTGCACAGGGGCCTGT GAAGACCTACGCTCACCGGCGCCTCAAGTTCCTCTCATCCAAGTTCCAAGTGCACGAAATGCTCAATGAGATGGAGGAGATGAAGGAGCTGAAGAACAACCCCCACCGGGACTTCTACAACTGCAGAAAG GTGGACACACACATCCATGCTGCAGCCTGCATGAACCAGAAGCACCTTCTGCGTTTCATCAAGAAATCCTACCATGTGGATGCCAACCGCGTGGTCTACAATGCCAAGGGCAAACAGCTCACCCTGaaacagcttttccagcagctcaaCCTGCACCCCTACGACCTGACAGTGGATTCCCTGGATGTTCATGCT ggccgGCAGACATTCCAGCGCTTTGACAAGTTCAATGACAAGTACAACCCCGTGGGGGCCAGCGAGCTGCGGGACCTCTATCTGAAGACAGAGAACGCCATCAACGGCGAGTATTTTGCTACCATCATCAAG GAGGTTGGCTCTGACCTGGAGGATGCCAAGTACCAGCACACGGAGCCCCGGCTCTCGATCTACGGGCGGTCGCCTGAGGAGTGGGCCAACTTGGCCAAGTGGTTCAACACCCACCGGGTCTATTCCCCCAACATGAAGTGGATGATCCAAGTCCCCAGGATTTA TGATGTGTTCAGGTCTAAGAATTTCCTCCCCCACTTTgggaaaatgctggaaaacatATTTGTTCCTGTGTTTGAGGCAACTGTCAATCCCCAAGCCCACAAAGAGCTGAGTGTCTTTCTACGCCAC ATCACGGGCTTTGACAGCGTGGATGATGAATCCAAGCACAGTGGACACATGTTCAGCACTAAAAGCCCAAAGCCAGAGGAGTGGACTTCTCAGAAGAACCCATCCTATACCTACTACATCTACTACATGTATGCCAACATCCTGGTGCTGAACAACCTGCGCAG gcagcGTGGGATGAACACGTTCCTGTTCCGCCCGCACTGCGGCGAGGCCGGGGCCATCACACACTTGCTGGCAGCCTTCATGACAGCAGATAACATCTCCCACGGGCTCAACCTCAAGAAG AGCCCGGTGCTGCAGTACCTGTACTTCCTCGCCCAAATTCCCATTGCCATGTCCCCACTCAGCAACAACAGCCTCTTCCTGGAGTACGCCAAGAATCCCTTGCTTGACTTCCACCAGAAAGGGCTGATGGTGTCCCTTTCTACAGATGACCCCATGCAGTTTCACTACACCAAG gagccccTCATGGAGGAGTATGCCATCGCCGCCCAGGTGTTCAAGCTCAGCACCTGTGACATGTGTGAGATCGCCAGGAACAGCGTCCTGCAGTGCGGCCTGTCCCACGAG GAGAAAGTGAAGTTTCTGGGTGAAAACTACCGGGAAGACGGGCCCGAAGGCAACGACATCCGGAAGACGAACGTGGCCCAGATCCGCGTGGCCTATCGCTACGAGACCTGGTGCTACGAGCTCAACCTCATCGCCGAGGGGCTGAAGAACGAATAG
- the AMPD1 gene encoding AMP deaminase 1 isoform X2 translates to MSRVRIPAEHKEMDESMRSFAEKVFASEVKDEEVRGEISHFDVEDICPISRQEMTLHMMLQETSAMVEKRKKLIHQKTIALAVSVAPRSVPSQAATDEANSTCPQYQTVPDFQRVQITGDYASGVTVEDFEVVCRGLYRALCIREKHMQQSVQRFPKTPSQYLRAIEGEPWKPSDIGPVFTPPVKDGQDPFDTGNLPEDLGYHVQMKDGIVYVYADKAAAERNEPKDLPYPSLEHFMDDMNFLLVLIAQGPVKTYAHRRLKFLSSKFQVHEMLNEMEEMKELKNNPHRDFYNCRKVDTHIHAAACMNQKHLLRFIKKSYHVDANRVVYNAKGKQLTLKQLFQQLNLHPYDLTVDSLDVHAGRQTFQRFDKFNDKYNPVGASELRDLYLKTENAINGEYFATIIKEVGSDLEDAKYQHTEPRLSIYGRSPEEWANLAKWFNTHRVYSPNMKWMIQVPRIYDVFRSKNFLPHFGKMLENIFVPVFEATVNPQAHKELSVFLRHITGFDSVDDESKHSGHMFSTKSPKPEEWTSQKNPSYTYYIYYMYANILVLNNLRRQRGMNTFLFRPHCGEAGAITHLLAAFMTADNISHGLNLKKSPVLQYLYFLAQIPIAMSPLSNNSLFLEYAKNPLLDFHQKGLMVSLSTDDPMQFHYTKEPLMEEYAIAAQVFKLSTCDMCEIARNSVLQCGLSHEEKVKFLGENYREDGPEGNDIRKTNVAQIRVAYRYETWCYELNLIAEGLKNE, encoded by the exons ATGTCCCGGGTGAGAATTCCAG CAGAACATAAAG agATGGACGAGTCCATGCGCTCCTTCGCCGAGAAGGTCTTTGCCTCCGAGGTGAAGGATGAGGAGGTCAGGGGAGAAATCTCTCATTTTGATGTGGAAGATATCTGCCCCATCTCCCGCCAGGAAATGACACTGCACATGATGCTCCAGGAGACCAGTGCCATGGTGGAAAAGCG GAAGAAGCTGATCCACCAGAAGACGATTGCGCTGGCAGTGTCTGTGGCTCCCAGGTCTGTGCCCAGCCAGGCTGCCACTGATGAGGCCAACTCCACCTGCCCCCAGTACCAGACTGTGCCCGACTTCCAGCGGGTGCAGATCACTGGGGATTATGCCTCTGGG GTGACAGTGGAAGATTTTGAAGTGGTGTGCCGAGGTCTGTACCGGGCGCTGTGCATCCGGGAGAAGCACATGCAGCAGTCGGTGCAGAGGTTCCCCAAGACGCCCTCGCAGTACCTGCGTGCCATCGAGGGCGAGCCCTGGAAACCCAGTGACATCGGCCCAG TGTTCACCCCGCCAGTGAAGGATGGACAGGATCCCTTCGACACTGGGAATCTCCCCGAGGACCTGGGATACCATGTCCAGATGAAGGATGGGATAGTTTATGTCTATGCAGACAAGGCAGCGGCTGAGAGAAATGAGCCAAAGGACCTGCCCTACCCCAGCCTCGAGCACTTCATGGATGACATGAACTTCCTCTTGGTCCTGATTGCACAGGGGCCTGT GAAGACCTACGCTCACCGGCGCCTCAAGTTCCTCTCATCCAAGTTCCAAGTGCACGAAATGCTCAATGAGATGGAGGAGATGAAGGAGCTGAAGAACAACCCCCACCGGGACTTCTACAACTGCAGAAAG GTGGACACACACATCCATGCTGCAGCCTGCATGAACCAGAAGCACCTTCTGCGTTTCATCAAGAAATCCTACCATGTGGATGCCAACCGCGTGGTCTACAATGCCAAGGGCAAACAGCTCACCCTGaaacagcttttccagcagctcaaCCTGCACCCCTACGACCTGACAGTGGATTCCCTGGATGTTCATGCT ggccgGCAGACATTCCAGCGCTTTGACAAGTTCAATGACAAGTACAACCCCGTGGGGGCCAGCGAGCTGCGGGACCTCTATCTGAAGACAGAGAACGCCATCAACGGCGAGTATTTTGCTACCATCATCAAG GAGGTTGGCTCTGACCTGGAGGATGCCAAGTACCAGCACACGGAGCCCCGGCTCTCGATCTACGGGCGGTCGCCTGAGGAGTGGGCCAACTTGGCCAAGTGGTTCAACACCCACCGGGTCTATTCCCCCAACATGAAGTGGATGATCCAAGTCCCCAGGATTTA TGATGTGTTCAGGTCTAAGAATTTCCTCCCCCACTTTgggaaaatgctggaaaacatATTTGTTCCTGTGTTTGAGGCAACTGTCAATCCCCAAGCCCACAAAGAGCTGAGTGTCTTTCTACGCCAC ATCACGGGCTTTGACAGCGTGGATGATGAATCCAAGCACAGTGGACACATGTTCAGCACTAAAAGCCCAAAGCCAGAGGAGTGGACTTCTCAGAAGAACCCATCCTATACCTACTACATCTACTACATGTATGCCAACATCCTGGTGCTGAACAACCTGCGCAG gcagcGTGGGATGAACACGTTCCTGTTCCGCCCGCACTGCGGCGAGGCCGGGGCCATCACACACTTGCTGGCAGCCTTCATGACAGCAGATAACATCTCCCACGGGCTCAACCTCAAGAAG AGCCCGGTGCTGCAGTACCTGTACTTCCTCGCCCAAATTCCCATTGCCATGTCCCCACTCAGCAACAACAGCCTCTTCCTGGAGTACGCCAAGAATCCCTTGCTTGACTTCCACCAGAAAGGGCTGATGGTGTCCCTTTCTACAGATGACCCCATGCAGTTTCACTACACCAAG gagccccTCATGGAGGAGTATGCCATCGCCGCCCAGGTGTTCAAGCTCAGCACCTGTGACATGTGTGAGATCGCCAGGAACAGCGTCCTGCAGTGCGGCCTGTCCCACGAG GAGAAAGTGAAGTTTCTGGGTGAAAACTACCGGGAAGACGGGCCCGAAGGCAACGACATCCGGAAGACGAACGTGGCCCAGATCCGCGTGGCCTATCGCTACGAGACCTGGTGCTACGAGCTCAACCTCATCGCCGAGGGGCTGAAGAACGAATAG